Part of the Amycolatopsis sp. 195334CR genome is shown below.
GCACCGCGCCCACCCCGGTGGTCACCGCGCAGCCGAGCAACGCGGCCAGGTCGAGCGGGATGTCCGCGGGCAGGCGGCGGCAGGCGGACGCCGGAACCACGGTGTACTCGGCGAAACCACCGACGCCGAGGCACGGATGGACCTTGCCGCCGTCGTCGTCGAACCCGTGTGAACCGGACCAGTGCCGGGCGATGTTCTCGCACAGGTACGGCTCGCCCTGCGCGCAGTACCAGCAATCGCGGCACGGCGGATTCCACAGCAGCAGCACCGGATCGCCCTCGGCGAAGCCGTCCACCCCCGGCCCGGTGCCGGCGATCAGCCCGGAGGTCTCGTGCCCGAGCACCACGGGCTTGTTGTGCGCCAGCGTTTCGTTGGCCACCGACAGGTCCGAATGGCACAGGCTCGCCGCCGCCACCCGGACCAGCACCTCACCCGGGCCGGGCTCGCGCAGGGTGATCTCCTCCACGCGTGCCGGTTCCCCGGCCGCGCGCACCACCACCGCCCTGGTTCTCACCCCAGCACCCCGCCCACCTTGACGTGCCCCTTGAGCAGGTTGCGCGCGATGGTGCGCCGCTGGATCTCGTCGGTGCCCTCGTAGATGCGCAGCAGCCGCAGTTCGCGGTACCAGCGCTCGATCGGCAGTTCGCGGGTGTACCCCATGCCGCCGTGGATCTGCAGCACGCGGTCGACGATCTCGTTGGCCTTCACGCCGCCGTAGAGCTTCGCGATGGACTGCGCGTGCCGCGAGTCCATGCCCTGGTCCACCTGCCAGGCCGCGTGCAGCACCAACCAGCGCAGCGCCTCCAGTTCGACGCCGGAGTCGGCGATCATCCACTGGATCGCCTGCCGCTCGGCGATCGGCGCGCCGAAGGTCTCGCGGGTGTTGGCGTGCTCGATGGCCATGGTGAGCAGCCGTTCGCACGAGCCGATCGCGCGGGCGGGCAGCAGGTAGCGGCCGCGGCCGATCCACTGCATGGCGAGCTTGAACCCGCCGCCCAGCTCACCGAGGATCTGGCTCTCCGGCACCCGGACGTCCTCGAAGACCAGCGCCGCCGGCCCCCATTCGCCCATCGTGTCGATGTACTCCGAGCGCCAGCCCATGTCGCGGTCGACAAGGAAGCAGGTGACCCCGCCGTCGGCGCCCTTCTCCGGGTCGGTGATGGCGAAGACCATGGTGAAGTCGGCCTCGTTGCCGCCGGTGATGAAGGTCTTCTCGCCGTTGATCACCCAGTCGGAACCGACCTTGCGCGCCGAGGTCCGGATGGCCTTGGCGTCCGAGCCCGCACCCGGTTCGGTGATCGCGAAGCACGACTTCCGCTCGCCGGAGATGGTCGGCAGCAGGTAGCGCTCCTTCTGCTCCTCGTTGCCGTGGAACAGGATGTTGTCCGCCGCGCCGCCGAAGCGGAACTGCACGAAGGTGCGCCCCAGCTCGGCCTCCAGCAGCGCGGTCATCACCGCGGACAGGCCCATGCCGCCGAAGTCCTCCGGGGTCTGCACCCCCCAGAACCCGGATTCCTTGGCCTTGAGTTGCAGTTCGGTGAGTTCGTCGTCGGTCAGGCCCGGCTGCCCGGCGCGCTCGCGCCGCAGCACCTCCTGCTCACGCGGGACCAGCTCCCGCTGGACGAAGGTGCGGACCCAGTCACGCACTTCGCGTTCTTCGACACTGAGGGTGAAGTCCATCGGGCGAGCCTCCCAGCAGATTACTAAGCGCTTGCTTAGTCGACGGTAGCACTCGGCTGTACGGGACCCCGGTCGTGCCGTAGGTTTTCCGCGGAAAACTGATCACCGGGTCCGCGCAAGGAGAGTCAATGGCGACCGAACCGCAGGCGACGCGACGTCGTGACCGGACGCACTACCTGTACATCGCGGTGATCGTCGCGGTGCTGCTCGGGATCGTGCTCGGCTTCGCCGCCCCCGAGCTGGCCAAGGAGTTCAAGCCGCTCGGCACCGCCTTCGTGAACCTGATCAAGATGATGATCTCGCCGATCATCTTCTGCACCATCGTGCTCGGCGTCGGCTCGGTGACCAAGGCGGCCAGCGTCGGGAAGGTCGGCGGCCTGGCCATCGGCTACTTCCTGGTGATGTCCACCGTGGCGCTGATCATCGGCCTGGTGGTGGGCAACCTGCTGCACCCGGGTGACGGGCTGAACCTGACCGAGTCGATCGCCAAGTCCGGGCAGAGCCAGGTCAAGGAGAGCGAGTCGACCACCGAGTTCCTGGTCGGCATCATCCCGACCACGCTGGTCTCGGCGTTCACCGAGGGCGAGGTGCTGCAGACCCTGCTGGTCGCGCTGCTCGCCGGGTTCGCGCTGCAGAAGCTCGGGCCGAAGGGCGAGCCGATCCGGCGCGGGGTCGAGCACATCCAGCGGCTGGTGTTCCGCATCCTGGCGATGATCATGTGGGCGGCGCCGGTCGGCGCGTTCGGCGCGATCGCCGCGGTGGTCGGCGAGACCGGCTGGGCGGCACTGCGCAGCCTCGCCGTGATCATGATCGGCTTCTACCTGACCTGCGCGTTGTTCGTCTTCGGCGTGCTGGCGCTGATGACCTGGCTGTTCGCCAGGGTCAACCTGTT
Proteins encoded:
- a CDS encoding acyl-CoA dehydrogenase family protein codes for the protein MDFTLSVEEREVRDWVRTFVQRELVPREQEVLRRERAGQPGLTDDELTELQLKAKESGFWGVQTPEDFGGMGLSAVMTALLEAELGRTFVQFRFGGAADNILFHGNEEQKERYLLPTISGERKSCFAITEPGAGSDAKAIRTSARKVGSDWVINGEKTFITGGNEADFTMVFAITDPEKGADGGVTCFLVDRDMGWRSEYIDTMGEWGPAALVFEDVRVPESQILGELGGGFKLAMQWIGRGRYLLPARAIGSCERLLTMAIEHANTRETFGAPIAERQAIQWMIADSGVELEALRWLVLHAAWQVDQGMDSRHAQSIAKLYGGVKANEIVDRVLQIHGGMGYTRELPIERWYRELRLLRIYEGTDEIQRRTIARNLLKGHVKVGGVLG
- a CDS encoding cation:dicarboxylate symporter family transporter codes for the protein MATEPQATRRRDRTHYLYIAVIVAVLLGIVLGFAAPELAKEFKPLGTAFVNLIKMMISPIIFCTIVLGVGSVTKAASVGKVGGLAIGYFLVMSTVALIIGLVVGNLLHPGDGLNLTESIAKSGQSQVKESESTTEFLVGIIPTTLVSAFTEGEVLQTLLVALLAGFALQKLGPKGEPIRRGVEHIQRLVFRILAMIMWAAPVGAFGAIAAVVGETGWAALRSLAVIMIGFYLTCALFVFGVLALMTWLFARVNLFSLLRYLGREFLLILSTSSSESALPRLIAKMEHLGVSKPVVGITVPTGYSFNLDGTAIYLTMASIFIAEALNAPLSLGEQISLLVFMIIASKGAAGVTGAGLATLAGGLSSHRPELVDGVGFIVGIDRFMSEARALTNFAGNAVATVLIGTWTNQIDREQVHEVLAGRQPFDEATLLDEHGGDSKDGVPVKERESS